A single genomic interval of Bradyrhizobium japonicum USDA 6 harbors:
- a CDS encoding ABC transporter ATP-binding protein, translated as MPLLEIRNLVVRYGEIEALRGVTCAVEQGQVVTLLGANGAGKSTTLRAISGLAKPTSGDILFDGNSIAGLGPEAIVRMGISHVPEGRRVFPGLTVKENIMLGASNRRAPTSEISREADAMFDLFPDIRKFTNALGWTLSGGQLQMVAVARGLMAKPRLLLLDEPSLGLAPVIVQAVFKIISEIRRNTTVLLVEQNARMGLSVADYGYVLETGRIVLGGKPDELWGNEAIRAAYLGGHAKVSA; from the coding sequence ATGCCGTTGCTCGAAATCCGCAACCTGGTGGTGCGCTACGGAGAGATCGAAGCACTGCGCGGGGTGACCTGCGCGGTGGAGCAGGGGCAGGTGGTGACGCTGCTCGGGGCCAACGGCGCCGGCAAGTCCACGACCTTGCGCGCCATCTCCGGCCTCGCCAAGCCGACCTCCGGCGACATCCTGTTCGACGGCAATTCGATCGCGGGTCTTGGTCCGGAAGCGATCGTCCGCATGGGCATCTCGCACGTGCCGGAAGGCCGCAGGGTATTCCCGGGTCTCACCGTGAAAGAGAACATCATGCTCGGAGCGTCCAATCGCCGGGCGCCGACCTCGGAAATCTCGCGGGAGGCGGACGCGATGTTCGACCTGTTCCCCGACATCCGCAAGTTCACCAACGCGCTCGGCTGGACGCTGTCCGGCGGCCAGTTGCAGATGGTGGCGGTTGCGCGCGGCTTGATGGCCAAGCCGCGGCTGTTGTTGCTCGACGAGCCCTCGCTTGGTCTTGCGCCCGTCATCGTGCAGGCCGTGTTCAAGATCATCTCGGAGATCCGGCGCAACACGACGGTGCTGCTCGTCGAGCAGAATGCGCGCATGGGCCTGTCGGTGGCCGATTACGGCTATGTGCTCGAAACCGGCCGCATCGTGCTCGGCGGCAAGCCCGACGAGCTCTGGGGCAACGAAGCGATCCGCGCCGCCTATCTCGGCGGCCATGCCAAGGTAAGTGCTTAG
- a CDS encoding malate/lactate/ureidoglycolate dehydrogenase: protein MVTIQVQNLIDFVGEVFGHADSSPEEAKRIATYLTTANLTGHDSHGVIRVPVYIRWKTTGFVVPNQTAEVVVDTPSLAVVDGKFGYGQTVTPQAVRIGIEKCKKAGLAAVALRNAGHIGRVGDWAEMAAAEGLVSVHFVNAAGSLLVAPFGGVEKRLSTAPYCVGIPREGQDPIVLDFATSVVAEGKVLVASRGGKKLPKGALVDADGTLSEDPTVLYGPFTPEGPRDHTKGTGAIRAFGDHKGSGLAFMCELLGGALTGTGATSGGRRFANGMLAFYVDPKVVDTSHVFDAEVSRYTDFIRATKPMAGVDQVLIPGDPERKTRAERTKNGIPLPDDTWAAIVNTAREVGVSEVSIQRATA, encoded by the coding sequence ATGGTTACGATCCAGGTCCAGAACCTCATCGACTTCGTCGGCGAGGTGTTTGGTCACGCAGACTCCTCGCCGGAGGAGGCGAAGCGGATCGCGACCTATCTCACCACGGCCAATCTCACCGGCCATGACAGCCACGGCGTGATCCGCGTGCCCGTCTACATCCGCTGGAAGACGACGGGTTTCGTGGTCCCGAACCAGACCGCAGAGGTGGTTGTCGACACGCCTTCGCTCGCGGTGGTCGATGGCAAGTTCGGCTACGGCCAGACCGTGACGCCGCAGGCGGTTCGGATCGGCATCGAGAAATGCAAGAAGGCGGGCCTTGCCGCGGTCGCGTTGCGCAATGCCGGCCATATCGGCCGCGTCGGCGATTGGGCCGAGATGGCCGCCGCCGAAGGGTTGGTCTCCGTGCATTTCGTCAATGCTGCCGGCTCGCTGCTGGTGGCGCCGTTCGGCGGCGTCGAGAAGCGGCTCTCCACCGCGCCTTACTGCGTCGGCATCCCGCGCGAGGGGCAGGATCCGATCGTGCTGGATTTCGCCACCTCGGTCGTCGCCGAAGGCAAGGTGCTGGTCGCAAGCCGTGGCGGCAAGAAGCTGCCGAAGGGCGCGCTGGTCGATGCCGACGGGACCCTCAGCGAGGACCCGACCGTGCTCTACGGGCCCTTCACGCCGGAAGGGCCGCGCGACCACACCAAGGGCACCGGCGCGATCCGCGCCTTCGGCGACCACAAGGGCTCGGGCCTTGCCTTCATGTGCGAGCTGCTCGGCGGCGCGCTGACCGGAACCGGGGCCACCTCGGGCGGGCGGCGCTTCGCCAACGGCATGCTGGCGTTCTATGTCGATCCGAAGGTCGTCGATACCTCCCATGTGTTCGATGCAGAGGTGTCGCGCTATACCGACTTCATCCGCGCCACCAAGCCGATGGCGGGGGTCGATCAGGTGCTGATTCCCGGCGATCCCGAGCGGAAAACCCGGGCCGAGCGCACCAAGAACGGCATCCCCTTGCCGGACGACACCTGGGCGGCGATAGTGAACACCGCCCGCGAGGTCGGTGTCAGCGAAGTCAGCATCCAGCGGGCGACCGCATAG